Proteins from one Palaemon carinicauda isolate YSFRI2023 chromosome 26, ASM3689809v2, whole genome shotgun sequence genomic window:
- the LOC137619730 gene encoding neuroglian-like isoform X2 → MLEPRHSRMGSGLLLTLLALAAMCEAVIKYPPMMTKQPPSNEELLFQVASRQDENDKPFIIECEAEGEPAPKYRWVKNGKDFDWQTYDNRISQQPGRGTLVITSPRDEDLGQYQCFATNEMGTATSNSVFVRKSELNNFKNEDPVTIQVNEGEPAQLKCQPPDGYPKPYVYWMIQDDRGALRSINSSRMTVDPEGSLFFSNVTRFDESNDFTYACSATSTFRNEYKLGNRVYLRVYQSGSTAVQTKNEPKQQFVSRKNTVILKGKTLQLWCIFSGTPLPEMRWKKSNNSVAVNLPIERVDYENYGKTLVIRYVDFEDEGQYECEASNGVGVAKSYSMNVQVQAIPYFEKEPEVENKAEGETAVFYCEAGGRPPPDQTWIYNGMPIALAPRNPRRIVEPNKITIFNLTKEDTGNYGCNATNDHGYVYKDVYINVLALPPEIRAPPSDVSSVDGKEVNMTCRVFGAPKPRITWLRDKSELTGGRYQVTESGDLVIKDVTFTDAGNYVCHAENKFGTQSAEGSLVVKKRTEITEKPEDYEVAAGQTATFRCNAVTDSDLELSIEWLTDGKNIDFEQEPRFVQQSDSSLSITKTTELDSGVYTCVASTELDEVTASATLIVQDVPNPPVLLPVACNDRDASVEWQPMGDNRAPILGYIIQFNTSFTPDTWENAFDSVPATSTQFNINLSPWANYTFRVIARNKIGPSLPSHHSGMCTTPQDVPYKNPDGVEGKGSTPQNLVIKWSPMPEIDHNGPGFKYRVYYKRADIENSQYQTYEVTNWEQDHFIVPNQPTFKQYRIKVEAHNDKGQAHVAAPEYEGWSGEDVPNEAPTNLTLVELRDATTALLSWNPVSPDSVRGHFKGYKIQTWTESESEEKARDIIVENNDEPRALVTSFVPFTKNYVRVLVFNGAYDGPPSESLSFVTPEGQPGPVDSLDAIPMGSSAFFLIWKKPKQPNGIVTGYHIYYQEVDGTNTGITSERDPPIRDQLVTRAKLASLKPATKYRITIRAATEMGQGFPYYIERTTRAPGADPPGKPSFIWQHISTKTGIPAIKITWIPNTETNPGSHFYVKYKLFGESMFQETKPELYQDFTVLEGLEENQAYQVCVVAVDGEFSTESDIEEIDTHSSVGSAIYKGPTNSIATRGWFIGMMLAIAFLLLILIIVCIVKRNRGGKYAVHEREAAHGRTDFNEEQGFPEFAQPLDGAKRDSLGSDVKNPIESDTDSMAEYGDGDTGAGMAEDGSFIGQYGRKKGETTSNAFATLV, encoded by the exons GTACAGATGGGTAAAGAACGGCAAAGACTTTGACTGGCAAACCTATGACAACCGAATCTCACAGCAGCCTGGCAGAGGTACCCTTGTCATCACTTCACCCAGGGATGAAGATCTCG GTCAGTACCAGTGTTTTGCAACAAATGAAATGGGAACTGCCACTTCTAATTCTGTGTTTGTGAGGAAATCAGAGCTCAACAACTTCAAGAACGAAGATCCAGTCACAATACAAGTCAACGAGGGAGAGCCAGCCCAACTCAAGTGCCAGCCTCCAGATGGTTATCCCAAACCTTATGTATATTGGATGATTCAA GATGACAGAGGTGCTTTGCGTAGTATTAATTCTTCCAGAATGACAGTAGATCCAGAAGGCTCACTGTTTTTCAGCAACGTTACTCGGTTTGATGAGTCTAATGATTTTACCTACGCTTGTTCAGCAACTTCTACATTCCGTAATGAGTACAAGTTGGGCAACAGAGTGTACCTCCGCGTATATCAGAGTGGAAGCACTGCAGTTCAAACAAAGAACGAGCCAAAGCAGCAGTTTGTTTCGCGTAAAAATACTGTTATACTGAAAGGAAAGACTCTACAGCTGTGGTGCATCTTCAGTGGGAC ACCGCTTCCTGAAATGAGATGGAAAAAGAGTAACAATTCGGTTGCTGTTAATTTGCCCATTGAACGTGTGGACTATGAGAATTATGGAAAGACCCTAGTCATTCGATATGTTGACTTTGAGGATGAAGGCCAATACGAGTGTGAAGCCAGTAATGGTGTAGGAGTTGCCAAGTCTTATTCCATGAATGTTCAAGTTCAAG CCATCCCCTACTTTGAAAAAGAACCAGAGGTAGAAAATAAGGCAGAAGGTGAAACTGCTGTGTTCTATTGTGAAGCTGGTGGGCGACCTCCTCCAGACCAGACGTGGATATACAATGGTATGCCTATCGCTTTAGCCCCACGTAATCCCCGTCGTATTGTAGAACCAAACAAAATCACGATTTTTAACTTGACCAAAGAAGATACTGGAAACTATGGCTGCAACGCTACAAATGATCATGGCTATGTCTACAAAGATGTGTACATCAATGTGCTTG CATTGCCTCCAGAGATCCGTGCTCCCCCAAGTGATGTGAGTTCTGTTGATGGTAAAGAGGTAAACATGACATGCCGAGTCTTCGGAGCACCAAAGCCTCGAATCACTTGGCTTAGGGATAAGAGTGAATTAACAGGCGGCCGCTACCAAGTAACTGAAAGTGGAGACCTTGTCATTAA AGATGTAACTTTCACTGATGCTGGTAATTATGTGTGTCATGCTGAGAATAAGTTTGGTACGCAATCAGCTGAAGGCTCATTAGTTGTGAAGAAGCGCACAGAGATCACCGAAAAACCAGAAGACTATGAAGTTGCAGCTGGACAAACAGCCACCTTTAG GTGTAATGCAGTTACGGATAGTGATTTAGAGCTGAGCATCGAGTGGTTAACTGATggtaaaaatattgattttgagcAAGAACCTCGTTTTGTACAGCAGTCTGATTCTTCGTTAAGTATTACCAAGACCACGGAACTTGATTCTGGTGTTTACACATGTGTTGCTTCAACCGAGCTGGATGAAGTTACTGCCTCAGCTACTCTTATTGTCCAAG atgtCCCCAACCCGCCAGTACTACTTCCAGTTGCTTGTAATGACCGAGATGCCAGTGTTGAGTGGCAGCCCATGGGTGATAATAGAGCTCCAATTTTGGGCTACATTATCCAGTTTAACACTAGTTTTACACCTGATACCTGGGAAAATGCATTTGATTCTGTTCCTGCTACTAGTACACAATTCAAT ATAAATTTGAGTCCCTGGGCTAATTACACTTTTAGAGTCATTGCTCGAAACAAAATAGGGCCATCCTTACCTTCACATCATTCAGGAATGTGTACAACTCCTCAAGATGTCCCTTACAAAAATCCAGATGGTGTAGAGGGCAAAGGTTCAACTCCTCAGAACTTGGTTATCAAGTGGTCG CCCATGCCAGAAATTGATCATAATGGTCCTGGTTTCAAGTATCGAGTTTATTATAAACGTGCAGATATAGAGAATTCGCAGTATCAGACCTATGAAGTGACTAATTGGGAGCAAGATCATTTTATTGTCCCCAACCAACCTACATTCAAGCAATACCGCATTAAAGTGGAAGCCCACAATGACAAGGGACAAGCTCATGTTGCAGCTCCTGAGTACGAAGGATGGTCCGGAGAAGATG TACCAAACGAAGCACCAACTAATTTGACGTTAGTGGAGCTGAGAGACGCAACTACTGCTCTCTTGTCTTGGAATCCAGTATCTCCAGATTCTGTTCGAGGACATTTTAAAGGTTACAAG ATTCAAACTTGGACGGAATCCGAAAGTGAAGAAAAGGCACGTGATATCATTGTAGAAAACAATGATGAACCAAGGGCTTTAGTCACTTCTTTTGTTCCCTTCACAAAGAACTATGTTAGAGTGTTGGTATTCAATGGTGCTTATGATGGACCCCCAAGTGAGTCGCTGAGTTTCGTGACTCCTGAAGGAC AACCTGGCCCTGTAGACTCACTCGATGCCATCCCAATGGGATCATCGGCTTTCTTCTTGATTTGGAAGAAACCAAAGCAACCTAATGGTATCGTTACCGGGTATCATATTTACTATCAAGAAGTTGATGGAACAAACACTGGGATTACATCAGAACGTGATCCACCAATCAGGGATCAATTAGTGACTAGGGCTAAGTTGGCTTCCTTGAAACCAGCAACAAAGTACAGAATTACCATTCGTGCTGCAACTGAG ATGGGACAAGGTTTTCCATACTATATTGAACGTACAACTCGTGCTCCTGGAGCTGATCCTCCTGGTAAGCCATCTTTCATATGGCAACATATCAGCACCAAAACTGGAATACCAGCAATCAAGATTACATGGATTCCCAACACTGAAACCAACCCAGGATCACACTTCTATGTCAAATACAA GTTGTTTGGGGAAAGCATGTTCCAGGAGACCAAGCCAGAGTTGTATCAAGATTTCACAGTTTTAGAAGGCTTAGAAGAAAACCAAGCTTATCAAGTGTGTGTAGTTGCTGTGGATGGAGAGTTTTCTACAGAATCTGATATTGAAGAAATTGACACACATTCATCAGTTGGT TCTGCCATCTACAAGGGACCAACCAACAGCATTGCCACTCGAGGATGGTTTATTGGAATGATGCTTGCTATTGCATTCTTGTTGCTGATCCTCATCATTGTGTGTATTGTCAAGCGCAACCGAGGTGGCAAGTATGCTGTCCATGAACGGGAGGCTGCACATGGCCGTACAGATTTCAATGAGGAACAGGGATTCCCAGAGTTTGCTCAGCC TCTTGATGGTGCAAAGCGTGATAGCTTGGGGAGTGATGTTAAAAACCCAATTGAATCAGATACAGACTCTATGGCCGAGTATGGCGATGGTGATACAG GAGCAGGTATGGCTGAAGATGGTTCCTTCATTGGTCAGTACGGCCGGAAGAAAGGCGAAACAACATCCAATGCATTTGCTACCCTAgtttga
- the LOC137619730 gene encoding neuroglian-like isoform X1 — MLEPRHSRMGSGLLLTLLALAAMCEAVIKYPPMMTKQPPSNEELLFQVASRQDENDKPFIIECEAEGEPAPKYRWVKNGKDFDWQTYDNRISQQPGRGTLVITSPRDEDLGQYQCFATNEMGTATSNSVFVRKSELNNFKNEDPVTIQVNEGEPAQLKCQPPDGYPKPYVYWMIQDDRGALRSINSSRMTVDPEGSLFFSNVTRFDESNDFTYACSATSTFRNEYKLGNRVYLRVYQSGSTAVQTKNEPKQQFVSRKNTVILKGKTLQLWCIFSGTPLPEMRWKKSNNSVAVNLPIERVDYENYGKTLVIRYVDFEDEGQYECEASNGVGVAKSYSMNVQVQAIPYFEKEPEVENKAEGETAVFYCEAGGRPPPDQTWIYNGMPIALAPRNPRRIVEPNKITIFNLTKEDTGNYGCNATNDHGYVYKDVYINVLALPPEIRAPPSDVSSVDGKEVNMTCRVFGAPKPRITWLRDKSELTGGRYQVTESGDLVIKDVTFTDAGNYVCHAENKFGTQSAEGSLVVKKRTEITEKPEDYEVAAGQTATFRCNAVTDSDLELSIEWLTDGKNIDFEQEPRFVQQSDSSLSITKTTELDSGVYTCVASTELDEVTASATLIVQDVPNPPVLLPVACNDRDASVEWQPMGDNRAPILGYIIQFNTSFTPDTWENAFDSVPATSTQFNINLSPWANYTFRVIARNKIGPSLPSHHSGMCTTPQDVPYKNPDGVEGKGSTPQNLVIKWSPMPEIDHNGPGFKYRVYYKRADIENSQYQTYEVTNWEQDHFIVPNQPTFKQYRIKVEAHNDKGQAHVAAPEYEGWSGEDVPNEAPTNLTLVELRDATTALLSWNPVSPDSVRGHFKGYKIQTWTESESEEKARDIIVENNDEPRALVTSFVPFTKNYVRVLVFNGAYDGPPSESLSFVTPEGQPGPVDSLDAIPMGSSAFFLIWKKPKQPNGIVTGYHIYYQEVDGTNTGITSERDPPIRDQLVTRAKLASLKPATKYRITIRAATEMGQGFPYYIERTTRAPGADPPGKPSFIWQHISTKTGIPAIKITWIPNTETNPGSHFYVKYKLFGESMFQETKPELYQDFTVLEGLEENQAYQVCVVAVDGEFSTESDIEEIDTHSSVGSAIYKGPTNSIATRGWFIGMMLAIAFLLLILIIVCIVKRNRGGKYAVHEREAAHGRTDFNEEQGFPEFAQPLDGAKRDSLGSDVKNPIESDTDSMAEYGDGDTGRFTEDGSFIGQYGGATGKKKPAAEDKSPSAVATFV; from the exons GTACAGATGGGTAAAGAACGGCAAAGACTTTGACTGGCAAACCTATGACAACCGAATCTCACAGCAGCCTGGCAGAGGTACCCTTGTCATCACTTCACCCAGGGATGAAGATCTCG GTCAGTACCAGTGTTTTGCAACAAATGAAATGGGAACTGCCACTTCTAATTCTGTGTTTGTGAGGAAATCAGAGCTCAACAACTTCAAGAACGAAGATCCAGTCACAATACAAGTCAACGAGGGAGAGCCAGCCCAACTCAAGTGCCAGCCTCCAGATGGTTATCCCAAACCTTATGTATATTGGATGATTCAA GATGACAGAGGTGCTTTGCGTAGTATTAATTCTTCCAGAATGACAGTAGATCCAGAAGGCTCACTGTTTTTCAGCAACGTTACTCGGTTTGATGAGTCTAATGATTTTACCTACGCTTGTTCAGCAACTTCTACATTCCGTAATGAGTACAAGTTGGGCAACAGAGTGTACCTCCGCGTATATCAGAGTGGAAGCACTGCAGTTCAAACAAAGAACGAGCCAAAGCAGCAGTTTGTTTCGCGTAAAAATACTGTTATACTGAAAGGAAAGACTCTACAGCTGTGGTGCATCTTCAGTGGGAC ACCGCTTCCTGAAATGAGATGGAAAAAGAGTAACAATTCGGTTGCTGTTAATTTGCCCATTGAACGTGTGGACTATGAGAATTATGGAAAGACCCTAGTCATTCGATATGTTGACTTTGAGGATGAAGGCCAATACGAGTGTGAAGCCAGTAATGGTGTAGGAGTTGCCAAGTCTTATTCCATGAATGTTCAAGTTCAAG CCATCCCCTACTTTGAAAAAGAACCAGAGGTAGAAAATAAGGCAGAAGGTGAAACTGCTGTGTTCTATTGTGAAGCTGGTGGGCGACCTCCTCCAGACCAGACGTGGATATACAATGGTATGCCTATCGCTTTAGCCCCACGTAATCCCCGTCGTATTGTAGAACCAAACAAAATCACGATTTTTAACTTGACCAAAGAAGATACTGGAAACTATGGCTGCAACGCTACAAATGATCATGGCTATGTCTACAAAGATGTGTACATCAATGTGCTTG CATTGCCTCCAGAGATCCGTGCTCCCCCAAGTGATGTGAGTTCTGTTGATGGTAAAGAGGTAAACATGACATGCCGAGTCTTCGGAGCACCAAAGCCTCGAATCACTTGGCTTAGGGATAAGAGTGAATTAACAGGCGGCCGCTACCAAGTAACTGAAAGTGGAGACCTTGTCATTAA AGATGTAACTTTCACTGATGCTGGTAATTATGTGTGTCATGCTGAGAATAAGTTTGGTACGCAATCAGCTGAAGGCTCATTAGTTGTGAAGAAGCGCACAGAGATCACCGAAAAACCAGAAGACTATGAAGTTGCAGCTGGACAAACAGCCACCTTTAG GTGTAATGCAGTTACGGATAGTGATTTAGAGCTGAGCATCGAGTGGTTAACTGATggtaaaaatattgattttgagcAAGAACCTCGTTTTGTACAGCAGTCTGATTCTTCGTTAAGTATTACCAAGACCACGGAACTTGATTCTGGTGTTTACACATGTGTTGCTTCAACCGAGCTGGATGAAGTTACTGCCTCAGCTACTCTTATTGTCCAAG atgtCCCCAACCCGCCAGTACTACTTCCAGTTGCTTGTAATGACCGAGATGCCAGTGTTGAGTGGCAGCCCATGGGTGATAATAGAGCTCCAATTTTGGGCTACATTATCCAGTTTAACACTAGTTTTACACCTGATACCTGGGAAAATGCATTTGATTCTGTTCCTGCTACTAGTACACAATTCAAT ATAAATTTGAGTCCCTGGGCTAATTACACTTTTAGAGTCATTGCTCGAAACAAAATAGGGCCATCCTTACCTTCACATCATTCAGGAATGTGTACAACTCCTCAAGATGTCCCTTACAAAAATCCAGATGGTGTAGAGGGCAAAGGTTCAACTCCTCAGAACTTGGTTATCAAGTGGTCG CCCATGCCAGAAATTGATCATAATGGTCCTGGTTTCAAGTATCGAGTTTATTATAAACGTGCAGATATAGAGAATTCGCAGTATCAGACCTATGAAGTGACTAATTGGGAGCAAGATCATTTTATTGTCCCCAACCAACCTACATTCAAGCAATACCGCATTAAAGTGGAAGCCCACAATGACAAGGGACAAGCTCATGTTGCAGCTCCTGAGTACGAAGGATGGTCCGGAGAAGATG TACCAAACGAAGCACCAACTAATTTGACGTTAGTGGAGCTGAGAGACGCAACTACTGCTCTCTTGTCTTGGAATCCAGTATCTCCAGATTCTGTTCGAGGACATTTTAAAGGTTACAAG ATTCAAACTTGGACGGAATCCGAAAGTGAAGAAAAGGCACGTGATATCATTGTAGAAAACAATGATGAACCAAGGGCTTTAGTCACTTCTTTTGTTCCCTTCACAAAGAACTATGTTAGAGTGTTGGTATTCAATGGTGCTTATGATGGACCCCCAAGTGAGTCGCTGAGTTTCGTGACTCCTGAAGGAC AACCTGGCCCTGTAGACTCACTCGATGCCATCCCAATGGGATCATCGGCTTTCTTCTTGATTTGGAAGAAACCAAAGCAACCTAATGGTATCGTTACCGGGTATCATATTTACTATCAAGAAGTTGATGGAACAAACACTGGGATTACATCAGAACGTGATCCACCAATCAGGGATCAATTAGTGACTAGGGCTAAGTTGGCTTCCTTGAAACCAGCAACAAAGTACAGAATTACCATTCGTGCTGCAACTGAG ATGGGACAAGGTTTTCCATACTATATTGAACGTACAACTCGTGCTCCTGGAGCTGATCCTCCTGGTAAGCCATCTTTCATATGGCAACATATCAGCACCAAAACTGGAATACCAGCAATCAAGATTACATGGATTCCCAACACTGAAACCAACCCAGGATCACACTTCTATGTCAAATACAA GTTGTTTGGGGAAAGCATGTTCCAGGAGACCAAGCCAGAGTTGTATCAAGATTTCACAGTTTTAGAAGGCTTAGAAGAAAACCAAGCTTATCAAGTGTGTGTAGTTGCTGTGGATGGAGAGTTTTCTACAGAATCTGATATTGAAGAAATTGACACACATTCATCAGTTGGT TCTGCCATCTACAAGGGACCAACCAACAGCATTGCCACTCGAGGATGGTTTATTGGAATGATGCTTGCTATTGCATTCTTGTTGCTGATCCTCATCATTGTGTGTATTGTCAAGCGCAACCGAGGTGGCAAGTATGCTGTCCATGAACGGGAGGCTGCACATGGCCGTACAGATTTCAATGAGGAACAGGGATTCCCAGAGTTTGCTCAGCC TCTTGATGGTGCAAAGCGTGATAGCTTGGGGAGTGATGTTAAAAACCCAATTGAATCAGATACAGACTCTATGGCCGAGTATGGCGATGGTGATACAG GAAGGTTCACAGAAGATGGCTCATTTATTGGCCAATATGGGGGTGCAACTGGTAAGAAGAAGCCAGCTGCAGAGGACAAATCTCCATCAGCTGTTGCCACATTTGTTTAA